A window from Triticum aestivum cultivar Chinese Spring chromosome 6D, IWGSC CS RefSeq v2.1, whole genome shotgun sequence encodes these proteins:
- the LOC123144149 gene encoding uncharacterized protein: MVEGGSGAGATSTCRRGGGGGIVGPAAQRCCGGGCGLGRLVRRLRRQGRQALCAARPAASSSSSSAAGALRGCQYDPLSYARNFDQSGFGDPDPDADAASLYYSYTFSSRFVLAPGSATSSSTAVAAVVPAPNGLVVASRPTAASH; the protein is encoded by the coding sequence ATGGTAGAAGGCGGCAGCGGCGCGGGGGCTACGTCGACctgccggcgcggcggcggcggcggcatcgtcgGCCCGGCGGCCCAGCGGTgctgcggcggcgggtgcgggctcGGACGCCTGGTGCGCCGGCTGCGTCGCCAGGGGAGGCAGGCGCTGTGCGCGGCCAGGCCGgcggcgtcgtcgtcgtcttcgtcggcGGCCGGGGCGCTCCGGGGGTGCCAGTACGACCCGCTGAGCTACGCGCGCAACTTCGACCAGAGCGGCTTCGGCGACCCCGACCCGGACGCGGACGCGGCCAGCCTCTACTACAGCTACACCTTCTCGTCCCGCTTCGTGCTCGCGCCAGGCAGCGCCACCTCGTCCTCAACCGCCGTCGCGGCCGTCGTCCCCGCGCcgaacggcctcgtcgtcgccaGCCGGCCAACCGCCGCCAGCCATTAG
- the LOC123144148 gene encoding nuclear transcription factor Y subunit C-4, which yields MEPSSQPEPVVGVATAGSQAYPPPAAYPAPAMPAAIPPGSQPAVPFPANPAQLSAQHQLVYQQAQQFHQQLQQQQQQQLREFWATQMEEIEQATDFKNHTLPLARIKKIMKADEDVRMISAEAPVVFAKACEVFILELTLRSWMHTEENKRRTLQKNDIAAAITRTDIYDFLVDIIPRDDMKEEGLGLPRVGLPPAALGAPADAYPPYYYVPAQQVPGVGMMYGGQQGHPVAYAWQQPQGQQAEEAPEEQQQSPSN from the coding sequence ATGGAGCCATCCTCGCAGCCTGAGCCTGTGGTGGGTGTGGCCACTGCTGGGTCACAAGCATATCCTCCTCCTGCTGCCTATCCAGCTCCAGCCATGCCTGCCGCCATTCCTCCCGGCTCGCAGCCAGCAGTGCCATTCCCCGCTAATCCAGCTCAACTCAGTGCTCAGCACCAACTGGTTTACCAACAAGCCCAGCAATTTCATCAACAactgcagcaacagcagcagcagcaacttcGTGAGTTCTGGGCTACTCAAATGGAAGAGATTGAGCAGGCAACTGACTTCAAGAACCACACCTTACCACTGGCAAGGATAAAAAAGATAATGAAGGCTGACGAGGATGTCCGGATGATCTCCGCAGAAGCTCCTGTTGTCTTTGCAAAGGCATGCGAGGTGTTTATCTTAGAGTTGACACTCAGGTCATGGATGCACACTGAGGAGAACAAGCGCCGGACCTTGCAGAAGAATGACATTGCCGCTGCCATTACCAGGACTGACATCTATGACTTCTTGGTGGACATCATTCCCAGGGATGACATGAAGGAGGAAGGCCTTGGGCTTCCGAGGGTTGGCTTGCCGCCAGCTGCTCTAGGGGCACCGGCTGATGCATATCCTCCTTATTACTATGTGCCAGCACAACAGGTACCCGGAGTAGGAATGATGTATGGTGGTCAGCAGGGTCATCCAGTGGCATATGCGTGGCAGCAGCCTCAAGGGCAACAGGCCGAGGAGGCCCCTGAAGAGCAGCAGCAGTCTCCCTCAAACTAG